From the Hevea brasiliensis isolate MT/VB/25A 57/8 chromosome 13, ASM3005281v1, whole genome shotgun sequence genome, the window gCTATTTCTAGCTCTTTCCTCCTTTGCTCTGGCTTCTGATCCAATGGCACTTCAAGATTTCTGTGTGGCTGATGCAAATGCTACAGGTACTTCAAGCTAGCTAGTTAATTTTTTTACCATTTTTTTGCTGTAAAGCACCCACAAGCTTAATACTCTCTAGCTGTGTGATGTTTCCATGGCAGTTCTAGTGAATGGTGTTGCTTGCAAGGATCCCAAGATGGTTGAAGCCAATGATTTCTTTTTCAGTGGACTTCACTTGCCAGGAGATACCTCAAATGCAGTAGGGTCTAAGGTTACACCAGTCAATGTAGCCCAAATACCAGGACTTAACACTCTTGGCATCTCTCTTGCTCGTATCGACTATGCACCATGCGGTATTAACCCTCCCCACACACACCCTCGTGCCTCTGAAATCTTGACAGTAGTGGAAGGCAGTCTTGAAGTTGGATTCATCACATCTAACCCTGAAAACCGTCTCATCCAAAAGGTTTTACATAAGGGTGAAGTATTCGTCTTCCCTGTCAATCTCATTCACTTCCAGAGAAATGTAG encodes:
- the LOC110648024 gene encoding putative germin-like protein 2-1, whose amino-acid sequence is MACNFFLFLGLFLALSSFALASDPMALQDFCVADANATVLVNGVACKDPKMVEANDFFFSGLHLPGDTSNAVGSKVTPVNVAQIPGLNTLGISLARIDYAPCGINPPHTHPRASEILTVVEGSLEVGFITSNPENRLIQKVLHKGEVFVFPVNLIHFQRNVGTDNAVAIVALSSQNPGVITIANAVFGSTPSIPSDILAKAFQMDTKVVNHLQTKF